A genomic window from Triticum urartu cultivar G1812 chromosome 7, Tu2.1, whole genome shotgun sequence includes:
- the LOC125519754 gene encoding lysophospholipid acyltransferase LPEAT2-like isoform X2 translates to MCFQRKAAGNSFPRVLLFPEGTTTNGRFLISFQHGAFIPGYPVQPVVVRYPHVHFDQSWGNISLIALMFKMFTQFHNFMEVEYLPIVYPPEIKQENALHFAENTSYAMAHALNVLPTSYSYADSMIASRAEEAGKANCSSYMVEMAWVKEVYGVSTAEAMELLEHFLAMNPDSDGRVKAQDFWALFGLYCSPLCKKIFHYFDFENKESITFRQFLVGCAHLRKQPLFEGVCETAFEKCKAPGTSDISLAQLADALRSGMLPPADDGMLKLFETFDIDDDDKISRDDFVACLARFPFMIALFAGRINGEVYIEIV, encoded by the exons ATGTGCTTTCAGAGAAAGGCAGCTGGCAATAGCTTTCCGCGTGTCCTGTTGTTCCCTGAAGGCACTACAACAAATGGGAGATTCCTGATTTCATTCCAACATGGAGCATTCATACCTGGCTACCCTGTTCAACCAGTTGTTGTTCGTTACCCCCATGTGCACTTTGACCAATCCTG GGGAAACATATCACTAATAGCACTCATGTTCAAGATGTTCACCCAGTTTCACAACTTCATGGAG GTAGAGTACCTCCCTATTGTCTACCCCCCTGAGATCAAGCAAGAGAATGCCCTTCATTTTGCAGAGAAT ACCAGCTATGCTATGGCACACGCCCTTAATGTTTTACCGACTTCTTATTCATATGCTGATTCAATGATTGCGTCAAGAGCAGAAGAAGCTGGAAAG GCCAACTGCTCAAGTTATATGGTGGAAATGGCTTGGGTAAAAGAA GTGTATGGTGTAAGCACAGCAGAAGCAATGGAACTCTTGGAGCACTTTTTGGCTATGAATCCAGACAGCGa TGGACGTGTTAAAGCACAAGATTTTTGGGCTCTTTTTGGCCTATATTGCAGTCCTCTATGCAAGAAG ATATTTCACTACTTCGATTTTGAAAATAAGGAATCCATCACATTCCGACAG TTCCTGGTCGGGTGTGCGCACCTCAGGAAGCAGCCATTGTTTGAGGGAGTGTGCGAAACCGCCTTCGAGAAATGCAAGGCCCCCGGGACCTCTGACATATCCCTTGCACAGCTAGCCGACGCCCTGCGGTCGGGCATGCTTCCTCCAGCAGACGATGGG ATGCTGAAGCTGTTTGAGACGTTTGACATTGACGACGACGACAAAATCAGCAGGGATGACTTTGTGGCATGCCTTGCGAGGTTCCCTTTCATGATCGCCCTCTTTGCTGGCCGGATCAACGGGGAGGTTTACATCGAGATAGTTTGA
- the LOC125519754 gene encoding lysophospholipid acyltransferase LPEAT2-like isoform X1, translated as MASRNHGPTPASSLATPLLSDSITPTTPTRAANGHARGHDGDDDLCAAASVCDGGDPFAFLSGDSRPPRPPGPSPADPFRNRTPWLGGPYGWARTLLLAPVAAARLVLFGLAIAIGYAATWVALRGWTDSRERPREGAGPMPAWRRRLMWVTRLSARCILFSFGYHWITRKGRPAPRELAPIVVSNHVSYIDPIYFFYELFPTIVSSDSHDAIPFVGTIIRAMQVIYVDRFSPASRKSAVNEIKRKAAGNSFPRVLLFPEGTTTNGRFLISFQHGAFIPGYPVQPVVVRYPHVHFDQSWGNISLIALMFKMFTQFHNFMEVEYLPIVYPPEIKQENALHFAENTSYAMAHALNVLPTSYSYADSMIASRAEEAGKANCSSYMVEMAWVKEVYGVSTAEAMELLEHFLAMNPDSDGRVKAQDFWALFGLYCSPLCKKIFHYFDFENKESITFRQFLVGCAHLRKQPLFEGVCETAFEKCKAPGTSDISLAQLADALRSGMLPPADDGMLKLFETFDIDDDDKISRDDFVACLARFPFMIALFAGRINGEVYIEIV; from the exons ATGGCCTCTCGAAATCATGGCCCTACCCCCGCCTCCTCCCTCGCCACGCCCCTCCTCTCCGACTCCATCACGCCCACCACGCCCACCCGCGCGGCCAACGGCCACGCGCGGGGCCACGACGGCGACGACGacctctgcgccgccgcctcggtgTGCGACGGCGGAGACCCGTTCGCGTTCCTCTCGGGGGACAGCCGCCCGCCGCGGCCGCCGGGCCCGTCCCCCGCCGACCCGTTCCGCAACAGGACGCCGTGGCTGGGCGGCCCGTACGGGTGGGCCAGGACGCTGCTGCTCGCGCCGGTCGCGGCGGCGCGGCTCGTGCTCTTCGGGCTGGCCATCGCGATCGGGTACGCCGCCACGTGGGTGGCGCTGCGCGGCTGGACCGACTCGCGGGAGCGCCCGCGGGAGGGCGCCGGCCCCATGCCGGCCTGGCGCCGCCGGCTCATGTGGGTCACCCGGCTCTCCGCGCGCTGCATCCTCTTCTCCTTCGG GTATCACTGGATCACACGAAAAGGAAGGCCTGCGCCTAGAGAGCTTGCACCTATAGTCGTTTCCAATCATGTATCATACATAGATCCCATATACTTCTTCTATGAATTGTTCCCAACCATTGTTTCATCGGATTCCCATGATGCCATACCATTTGTTGGAACAATCATAAGAGCAATGCAG GTTATATACGTTGATAGATTCTCGCCAGCTTCAAGGAAGTCAGCTGTGAATGAAATAAAG AGAAAGGCAGCTGGCAATAGCTTTCCGCGTGTCCTGTTGTTCCCTGAAGGCACTACAACAAATGGGAGATTCCTGATTTCATTCCAACATGGAGCATTCATACCTGGCTACCCTGTTCAACCAGTTGTTGTTCGTTACCCCCATGTGCACTTTGACCAATCCTG GGGAAACATATCACTAATAGCACTCATGTTCAAGATGTTCACCCAGTTTCACAACTTCATGGAG GTAGAGTACCTCCCTATTGTCTACCCCCCTGAGATCAAGCAAGAGAATGCCCTTCATTTTGCAGAGAAT ACCAGCTATGCTATGGCACACGCCCTTAATGTTTTACCGACTTCTTATTCATATGCTGATTCAATGATTGCGTCAAGAGCAGAAGAAGCTGGAAAG GCCAACTGCTCAAGTTATATGGTGGAAATGGCTTGGGTAAAAGAA GTGTATGGTGTAAGCACAGCAGAAGCAATGGAACTCTTGGAGCACTTTTTGGCTATGAATCCAGACAGCGa TGGACGTGTTAAAGCACAAGATTTTTGGGCTCTTTTTGGCCTATATTGCAGTCCTCTATGCAAGAAG ATATTTCACTACTTCGATTTTGAAAATAAGGAATCCATCACATTCCGACAG TTCCTGGTCGGGTGTGCGCACCTCAGGAAGCAGCCATTGTTTGAGGGAGTGTGCGAAACCGCCTTCGAGAAATGCAAGGCCCCCGGGACCTCTGACATATCCCTTGCACAGCTAGCCGACGCCCTGCGGTCGGGCATGCTTCCTCCAGCAGACGATGGG ATGCTGAAGCTGTTTGAGACGTTTGACATTGACGACGACGACAAAATCAGCAGGGATGACTTTGTGGCATGCCTTGCGAGGTTCCCTTTCATGATCGCCCTCTTTGCTGGCCGGATCAACGGGGAGGTTTACATCGAGATAGTTTGA